GTCGGCTTTGTCCAATGAGCGGGCATTGAAGTTGGAGCAAGCCCGCAACAAATTGCTGCAGTCTAAACTAAAAGTTCAGAGCGATAGTATTGATCTGGAAGCGGCTGAGACCAATATCAGAATTGCAGAAAGGCAGTTTAACCGAACGCAACAATTGCAGAGCGAAGGCCTTAAAGCCGTGACGGATGTAGAAGAAAAACGACTGAAACTTCAGGAAACTCAGGCAAAGCTAATCTCTCAGCAGAATAAATTACTCGCCGCAAGGAACGAGGTAATCAATGCAAGAGTAGAAATAAATCGTGTACAGAATGAATACACTAATAAAATTTCAAAAGCGGAGAGTGATATGTTCACCGCGCAGTCCAGCCAGTTCGATTCTGAGGCGCAAGTAACAAAACTAGAGAACGAGTTTACCAACTATTCCATGCGGAACGATATGTATTACGTGCGAGCGCCACAGAACGGCTTCATTAACAAGGCCATTCAAGGGGGTATAGGTCAAACCTTCAAAGAAGGGGAGTCCCTTGTAGGTATTATGCCCGCGGATATTGATATGGCCGTGGAAACCTTTGTAAGGCCCTTGGATTTACCCTTGATGCATCTGGGTGAAAAAGTCCGTATTCAGTTTGATGGTTGGCCTGCAATAGTTTTTAGCGGTTGGCCCAACGTTTCTTACGGTACGTATGGGGGTGTTGTGGTGGCCATTGAAACCTTTATTAGTGATAATGGAAAATATAGAATTTTATTGGCGCCAGATCCGGACGATCATGAGTGGCCGGCAGAGCTAAGAGCGGGTTCTGGTGCGGACACGATTGCACTTCTGGAAGATGTGCCCATCTGGTATGAAATATGGAGACAGTTAAACGGTTTCCCTCCAAATTATTATCAGCCCGAGGGAGCGCAAGGTAAACCAGTAAAGAAATAAGGATGCAAAAATATATTGTTTGTTTATTTTTTGGATTTTTCTTCGTGGCCCATGCCCAAGTACAGGATTCTTTAGAATTGGAGTTCAATGAATATCTGGGCTATGTAAAAAAGTTCCATCCAATTGCCAAACAGGCAGGTCTAACCCTGAGTATTGGTCAGGCAAATTTAATGAAAGCACGTGGAGGCTTTGACCCAAAGATAGAGGCAGGTTATGAGCGCAAGGAGTTCAAGGGAAGTGAATATTGGGATAGACTAAACGCCACCTTCAAAATACCAACTTGGTACGGTATAGAATTGAAAGGTAATTTTGAACAGAATCAAGGTGATTTTATCAGTCAAACAGAGACCGTTCCGGATAATGGTCTGTACAGTGCGGGTATATCAATGTCCCTTGCTAGAGGGTTGTGGATAAATGAGCGTATGGCTACCCTAAAGAAGGCAAAGTTTTTCAGGGAACAGACCAAGGCCGATCGTGATTTATTGGTAAACCAAATACTTTTTGATGCTTCTTTGGCCTATTTTGATTGGCTACAAGCTTATTTGGACAGGGAAGTGTTTACTAATTTTCTGAGTAATGCAGAAATTCGTTTCGAAGGAATCAAAAAAAGTGCCGAAGCTGGCGATAAGGCCGCAATAGATACGGTAGAAGCTAAAATCGCTGTTCAGAACAGGGCCTTGGAATTAGAGCAGGCCAATGTTAGGTTTCGTAATAAATCTTTAGAATTATCTAATTTTCTATGGGGAAATGATAATATACCTTTAGAACTACAACCCAACGTATTCCCAGATACGGATTTGGCCGCGGATATAGACTATACGTTGGAAATTCTTGGCAAGCCCTTGGATAGTTTTACGGTAGAGAATCATCCTAAGATAAAATCATTAGGATTTAAGATTGACGGACTCCGGGTAGACAAACAATTAAAAACGAACAAATTACTCCCAAAAATAGATGTAGAATATAACTTTCTAACAGAAAGCCCAGATGTGCTCAATTCCTTTGTTACGGAGGAGTATAAAGGAGGTTTAGCGTTTCAATTCCCACTCTTTCTACGTAAAGAAAGAGGGGATTTAAGATTGGCTAAACTTAAATTGAACGATGCACAGTTTGAGTTGGACAATGCACAAATTGAGATACGCAATAAAGTATTGGCAATCTATAATGAATTAGAGTCTTTTGAAACCCAAAATGTTCTGATTTATGATATCGTTTCTAATTACCAAACGATGCTCTCTGCGGAAGAAAGAAAGTTTAGTTTTGGAGAAAGTTCGCTGTTCTTGATCAATTCAAGGGAAAGTAAGTTGATAGATGCTGTTTTAAAACAGAATTCGGTTCAAAATAAATTCTATTCGGCAAAAGCAAAATTATTCAAAAGCCTAGCGGTTAATCCAGAGAATCTATAATACGAAACGTTAATGAAAAATGAGGCATCCAATAGCAGTTCAAAGAATGACTATAAGCTATGGTTAAAGGATTCATTTTTCATTGTTCTAGGAATCTTTTCAGCGGCGTTCGCCTTGGAGAGCTTTCTTTTGCCCAACAAATTCATTGATGGTGGTGCTACCGGAATATCCTTACTAATCGCCGAAACTTCGGATGTTCCACTGTATTTACTGATTTTATTAGTAAATATTCCATTCGTAATACTGGGTTACAAGGTAATCGGGAAGTTGTTTGCGGTAAAAACAGCACTGGCTATACTTGGTTTGGCACTAGTGTTGCTTACCATTGATTTTCCAGAAATAACACAGGATAAATTATTGGTTGCCGTTTTCGGCGGATTTTTTCTGGGCGCGGGAATCGGACTGTCCGTGAGAGGAGGAAGTGTACTCGACGGAACCGAGGTTTTGGCAATATTTCTAAGTCGAAAGCTAGGAACTACAATCGGCGATATTATAATCCTCATCAACATTTTGGTATTCTTGGCAGCTGCTTATCTACTATCTATAGAAACGGCACTATACTCTATGTTAACGTATCTAGCGGCTTCAAAAACGCTGGATTTTGTGATAGAAGGAATTGAAGAATATACCGGGGTAACGATTATATCCGATAAA
This genomic window from Maribacter sp. MJ134 contains:
- a CDS encoding YitT family protein, whose translation is MKNEASNSSSKNDYKLWLKDSFFIVLGIFSAAFALESFLLPNKFIDGGATGISLLIAETSDVPLYLLILLVNIPFVILGYKVIGKLFAVKTALAILGLALVLLTIDFPEITQDKLLVAVFGGFFLGAGIGLSVRGGSVLDGTEVLAIFLSRKLGTTIGDIIILINILVFLAAAYLLSIETALYSMLTYLAASKTLDFVIEGIEEYTGVTIISDKNEEIRAMIIDKLGRGLTIYKAKGGYGRHGVHKEYDVIFTVITRLEIRRLNIEITKIDPKAFVVMSKINDTRGGMIKKRSI
- a CDS encoding HlyD family secretion protein → MLNISKNSLAKRVDLKGYQSTNRVFHQRYYKYFNRFLKGFGIMILILFFLPWTQNVTGKGYLTTLKPDQRPQTIQSPIPGRIEKWYVQEGDYVKKGDTILFISEIKNEYFDPNLVSRTGDQIRAKSASVVSYEGKVKALRNQMSALSNERALKLEQARNKLLQSKLKVQSDSIDLEAAETNIRIAERQFNRTQQLQSEGLKAVTDVEEKRLKLQETQAKLISQQNKLLAARNEVINARVEINRVQNEYTNKISKAESDMFTAQSSQFDSEAQVTKLENEFTNYSMRNDMYYVRAPQNGFINKAIQGGIGQTFKEGESLVGIMPADIDMAVETFVRPLDLPLMHLGEKVRIQFDGWPAIVFSGWPNVSYGTYGGVVVAIETFISDNGKYRILLAPDPDDHEWPAELRAGSGADTIALLEDVPIWYEIWRQLNGFPPNYYQPEGAQGKPVKK
- a CDS encoding TolC family protein, producing the protein MQKYIVCLFFGFFFVAHAQVQDSLELEFNEYLGYVKKFHPIAKQAGLTLSIGQANLMKARGGFDPKIEAGYERKEFKGSEYWDRLNATFKIPTWYGIELKGNFEQNQGDFISQTETVPDNGLYSAGISMSLARGLWINERMATLKKAKFFREQTKADRDLLVNQILFDASLAYFDWLQAYLDREVFTNFLSNAEIRFEGIKKSAEAGDKAAIDTVEAKIAVQNRALELEQANVRFRNKSLELSNFLWGNDNIPLELQPNVFPDTDLAADIDYTLEILGKPLDSFTVENHPKIKSLGFKIDGLRVDKQLKTNKLLPKIDVEYNFLTESPDVLNSFVTEEYKGGLAFQFPLFLRKERGDLRLAKLKLNDAQFELDNAQIEIRNKVLAIYNELESFETQNVLIYDIVSNYQTMLSAEERKFSFGESSLFLINSRESKLIDAVLKQNSVQNKFYSAKAKLFKSLAVNPENL